One window of the Arthrobacter sp. D5-1 genome contains the following:
- a CDS encoding FAD-dependent oxidoreductase: MKSLWLDREMRFTSDHIPEEKHFDTIVVGAGLTGMVTALLLSRSGQRVVVFEARTLGAVTTGNTTGKLSLLQGGVLSALRGQYPLKVVQAYVEANKSGQAWLTQYMEQQGTPFQRRTAVTFATTDDGGQRLRKEAAVSRDAGLNVHFSRDAGLPFPVVEALELENQIQINPMDVLETLARDLRRHGGMIVEDLQVRNVSSEQPLEVSTQKGTFTADTVVLATGTPILDRGLYFAKLEPNRSYAAALKIPGDIPQGMYLSIDSPTRSQRTQPSPEGELLLVGGYGHAGGRAASPQSHLDDLLGWATKHYPGAEVTHTWSAQDYRATNLMPFFGKLPRGQGRIFFGTGYNKWGMSNGVAAALSITSDILGGQSDWATVIHHRVTSPKGAVEGVRHNADVARRMIEDKAKVRKNPEITDETRPPEGTGVVGLYKGEPAAVSTVEGKVCKVSATCTHLGGLLSWNDAEKSWDCPLHGSRFTPEGQYLEGPATRPLEKSVGKKEN, encoded by the coding sequence ATGAAATCGCTCTGGTTGGACCGGGAGATGCGCTTCACCTCCGACCACATCCCTGAGGAAAAGCACTTCGACACCATAGTGGTAGGCGCCGGGCTCACTGGGATGGTGACGGCCTTGCTGTTGTCACGGTCAGGCCAGCGTGTGGTGGTTTTCGAGGCCAGAACGCTGGGTGCCGTGACCACCGGCAACACCACAGGGAAACTGAGCCTCTTGCAAGGCGGTGTACTGTCCGCTTTGCGTGGCCAGTACCCCCTGAAAGTGGTGCAGGCCTACGTGGAGGCCAACAAGTCCGGCCAAGCCTGGCTGACGCAGTACATGGAGCAGCAGGGCACTCCGTTCCAGCGCCGCACTGCGGTGACGTTCGCAACCACGGACGACGGCGGCCAGCGGCTTCGCAAAGAGGCTGCAGTTTCACGGGACGCAGGTTTGAACGTCCACTTCAGCCGTGATGCCGGCCTGCCGTTCCCCGTAGTGGAAGCGCTGGAGCTCGAAAACCAGATCCAGATCAACCCCATGGACGTGCTGGAAACCCTTGCAAGGGACCTTCGCAGGCATGGCGGCATGATCGTCGAGGATCTGCAGGTTCGGAACGTAAGTTCGGAGCAGCCCTTGGAAGTCTCCACGCAGAAGGGTACCTTCACAGCGGACACCGTGGTGCTGGCTACAGGGACTCCGATCCTGGATCGTGGCCTGTACTTTGCCAAGCTTGAGCCCAACCGGTCCTATGCAGCGGCGCTGAAGATACCGGGAGACATACCTCAGGGCATGTATCTGTCCATCGATTCACCCACCCGGTCCCAACGCACTCAACCCTCTCCCGAGGGCGAATTGCTCCTGGTGGGCGGCTACGGGCATGCGGGCGGCCGGGCCGCGTCGCCGCAGTCGCACCTGGATGACCTGCTCGGATGGGCAACAAAGCATTACCCTGGCGCTGAAGTCACCCACACCTGGTCTGCCCAGGACTACCGGGCCACCAATCTCATGCCCTTCTTTGGCAAACTTCCCCGCGGACAGGGACGGATTTTTTTCGGCACGGGCTATAACAAATGGGGGATGAGCAACGGGGTGGCGGCAGCACTGTCCATCACCTCGGACATTCTGGGAGGCCAGTCCGATTGGGCCACCGTCATCCATCATCGCGTCACCTCGCCGAAAGGCGCGGTTGAGGGTGTCCGGCACAATGCGGACGTTGCCCGCCGGATGATCGAGGACAAAGCCAAGGTCAGGAAAAACCCCGAGATCACCGACGAGACCCGCCCACCGGAGGGGACAGGCGTCGTGGGGTTGTACAAGGGTGAGCCAGCGGCCGTGTCCACTGTGGAAGGGAAAGTCTGCAAGGTCTCCGCCACGTGCACGCACCTGGGCGGCCTCCTGAGCTGGAACGATGCCGAGAAGTCCTGGGATTGTCCGCTGCACGGCTCCCGCTTCACACCAGAGGGCCAGTACTTGGAGGGGCCCGCCACCCGTCCCCTGGAAAAGTCGGTCGGTAAGAAAGAGAACTAG
- a CDS encoding dienelactone hydrolase family protein encodes MSASLHQGKIIIIVGRFAMVQLGKFEKYLIEEFYDDYRSGDMSHVTFTRRVAFIMGSMTAAAAAMTLVGCAPEEVPRTTDPMPTPSPTTMAGSQGPATTAVPNAKSPLSVPEGAAGLTSATVKFDSNGTEISGYLARPEGGQPGPAVLICHENRGLTPHIQDVARRFAKEGYVALALDLLSREGGTATMDPDAVPGALTQAGAARHVGDFKAAFDYLNGQDFVEEGRIAMIGFCFGGGITWQASTEIQGLKATSAFYGPAPDLAKVSAIKPAVFGVYAENDARITGAMPQLQEALDATTVKHQLKVYPGVDHAFHNDTGERYVEAQATAAWNDTLAWFKDNV; translated from the coding sequence TTGTCCGCGTCTTTACATCAGGGGAAGATCATCATCATCGTCGGGAGGTTCGCCATGGTGCAGCTGGGGAAGTTCGAAAAGTACTTGATCGAAGAGTTCTACGATGACTACCGGTCGGGGGATATGTCGCATGTGACCTTCACCCGGCGGGTGGCGTTCATCATGGGCAGCATGACGGCGGCTGCGGCGGCCATGACCTTGGTGGGCTGCGCGCCTGAGGAGGTACCGCGAACCACGGATCCGATGCCCACGCCATCGCCAACAACCATGGCAGGATCTCAAGGGCCAGCCACCACCGCCGTCCCCAATGCCAAGAGCCCACTGTCCGTTCCGGAGGGCGCGGCAGGTCTGACATCGGCCACCGTGAAGTTCGACTCCAACGGGACCGAAATCAGCGGTTACCTCGCAAGGCCCGAGGGCGGCCAACCTGGTCCCGCCGTGTTGATCTGCCACGAAAACCGCGGCCTCACCCCGCATATCCAGGACGTTGCCCGTCGCTTCGCCAAGGAAGGCTACGTGGCGCTGGCCCTGGACCTCCTCAGCAGGGAAGGCGGAACGGCGACCATGGATCCCGACGCCGTTCCGGGAGCCCTGACGCAGGCGGGCGCCGCACGCCACGTGGGCGACTTCAAAGCTGCCTTCGATTACCTCAACGGCCAGGACTTCGTCGAAGAGGGCCGCATCGCCATGATTGGCTTCTGCTTCGGCGGCGGCATCACGTGGCAGGCGAGCACCGAGATCCAAGGTCTAAAAGCCACCTCAGCGTTCTACGGTCCAGCCCCTGATCTGGCCAAAGTCTCCGCCATCAAGCCGGCAGTCTTTGGCGTCTATGCCGAGAACGACGCACGCATCACCGGCGCTATGCCCCAACTCCAGGAAGCCTTGGACGCCACGACGGTCAAGCACCAACTCAAGGTCTACCCCGGAGTAGACCATGCGTTCCACAACGACACCGGTGAGCGCTACGTGGAGGCCCAAGCTACAGCAGCATGGAACGACACCCTGGCCTGGTTCAAGGACAACGTCTAA
- a CDS encoding DNA alkylation repair protein: MSEAGEFVDHTLQMESTWEKAAEASERLGGALKVYGASVGAVRGTVRDTLKRYKNLDHDDVTALSSELYAEPVFERRLAAVVLLQTKAGILVNTDLTRIEGFIRQAGTRELVDPLASDVVRPLVARLEGLAKERAERVLERWAADPDPELRHAAALAAGTATP; the protein is encoded by the coding sequence GTGAGTGAAGCCGGTGAATTCGTGGACCACACCCTGCAGATGGAATCCACCTGGGAGAAAGCTGCTGAAGCCAGTGAACGTCTGGGTGGGGCCCTGAAGGTGTATGGCGCGTCCGTGGGTGCCGTGCGGGGAACGGTGAGGGATACGCTGAAGCGGTACAAGAACCTGGACCATGACGACGTCACCGCCTTGAGTTCGGAGCTCTACGCGGAGCCCGTCTTCGAACGGCGTCTCGCCGCAGTGGTTCTGCTGCAGACCAAAGCAGGCATCCTGGTCAACACTGACCTGACCCGTATTGAAGGTTTCATCAGGCAAGCCGGGACCCGGGAGTTGGTGGATCCCCTGGCCTCAGACGTTGTGAGGCCGTTGGTGGCACGGCTGGAGGGACTCGCGAAGGAACGCGCCGAACGCGTCCTGGAGCGGTGGGCTGCAGATCCGGACCCCGAGCTTCGGCACGCTGCGGCATTGGCGGCAGGCACCGCCACCCCTTGA
- a CDS encoding PDDEXK nuclease domain-containing protein, with protein MPSQELANEASFPGVPAASSMPDWYPTLLNTVAKEVRVGRTRAMAAANSELLNSYWSIGLQLAERESEQGWGAKVVTRLSADIRTRFPEAKGFSPRNLRYMKSFAQAWPDFPMLQEPLATLPWYHQIALLEKLDDAATRLWYAAAAAQHGWSRNVLTHQISTRLHERSGQAITNFASTMVPADSDLAQQATKDPYVFDFLSMSDRHTERDLELQLVKHVEKFLLELGQGFAFVGEQVRLEIAGDEFFADLLFYHLKLRCYMVIELKAVKFEPGFLGQLGMYMAAVDDLMAHPDDKPTIGLLLCKEKNSVVAEYALRGFNAPVGIAEWKTSLADSLPDELVASLPSIEILEAELASEAARLQG; from the coding sequence ATGCCGTCCCAAGAGCTCGCCAACGAAGCATCATTTCCGGGTGTCCCGGCCGCTTCGTCCATGCCCGACTGGTACCCCACCTTGCTCAACACTGTGGCGAAGGAAGTCCGCGTGGGCAGGACCCGGGCCATGGCAGCGGCCAACAGCGAGTTGTTGAATTCCTACTGGAGCATCGGCCTGCAGCTCGCCGAACGTGAATCCGAGCAGGGTTGGGGCGCCAAAGTGGTCACCCGTTTGTCTGCCGACATCAGGACCCGCTTCCCGGAAGCGAAAGGCTTCTCCCCCAGAAACCTCCGTTACATGAAGAGCTTCGCCCAGGCTTGGCCCGACTTCCCAATGTTGCAAGAGCCGCTTGCAACATTGCCCTGGTACCACCAGATCGCACTGCTGGAAAAACTCGACGACGCCGCCACGCGGCTCTGGTACGCAGCGGCAGCTGCCCAGCACGGCTGGTCCCGCAACGTGTTGACGCATCAGATTTCAACCCGCTTGCACGAGCGCTCGGGGCAGGCCATCACCAACTTTGCCTCCACGATGGTCCCCGCAGATTCGGACCTGGCGCAGCAGGCGACCAAGGATCCCTACGTCTTCGACTTTCTGTCCATGAGTGATCGGCACACCGAACGGGACCTGGAGCTGCAGTTGGTGAAACATGTGGAGAAATTCCTGTTGGAGCTGGGCCAAGGGTTCGCTTTTGTAGGTGAGCAGGTGCGCTTGGAGATCGCCGGCGACGAGTTCTTCGCGGACCTCCTCTTCTACCACCTGAAGCTGCGCTGCTACATGGTGATCGAACTCAAGGCCGTGAAGTTCGAACCCGGGTTCCTCGGGCAGCTGGGGATGTACATGGCAGCAGTGGACGACCTCATGGCACACCCGGACGACAAGCCAACTATCGGATTACTGCTGTGCAAGGAGAAAAACAGCGTGGTGGCCGAGTACGCATTGCGTGGGTTCAACGCTCCCGTGGGCATTGCGGAGTGGAAGACATCCCTCGCGGACTCACTCCCCGACGAGTTGGTGGCGAGCCTGCCGAGCATCGAAATCCTGGAGGCAGAGCTGGCGAGTGAAGCTGCGCGGTTGCAGGGGTAG
- a CDS encoding HNH endonuclease signature motif containing protein, giving the protein MKQIRDGQARAAVSAVPIPALSRGVAQAGSSVQPSTVSGDLIDQLRVLEEMKSAISGLQAQIAVAFDLAQRAEQAEAGVPAAERGKGVGAQVALARRESPNRGSRLLGLAKALVMEMPHTLAALNKGLLNEWRATLLVKETACLSVEDRAAVDEELAPDAGTFEGFGDRALVAAVKAAAYRRDPRSVAQRASHAASERMVSLRPAPDTMTYLTALLPVAQGVAVYAALTRSADAARSSGDPRGRGQVMADTLVERVTGTRAGFTGINLDLVMTDRTLFQGDSEPARLQGYGIVPAEWARTLIGAEETHGRGGTKAATGQGQDFAVWVRRLYTAPGSGELLAMDSKARLFPHRHRRFIQTRDHTCRTPYCDAPIRHIDHIVPWHSGGTTTLDNAAGLCEACNHTKENPGWNATPLPADTHTLHISTPTGHTYHSKAPPLPGHRPSRT; this is encoded by the coding sequence ATGAAGCAGATCCGGGACGGGCAAGCGAGGGCGGCGGTCTCTGCTGTGCCTATTCCAGCTCTGTCTCGAGGGGTGGCTCAGGCCGGCAGTTCAGTTCAGCCCAGCACTGTCAGCGGTGACCTGATCGATCAGTTGCGGGTGTTGGAGGAAATGAAGTCAGCCATCTCCGGTTTGCAGGCGCAGATTGCTGTGGCGTTTGATCTGGCGCAGCGGGCTGAACAGGCCGAGGCCGGAGTCCCTGCGGCGGAGCGTGGCAAGGGTGTGGGTGCGCAGGTGGCGTTGGCGCGGCGGGAATCACCGAACCGGGGCTCGAGGTTGTTGGGCCTTGCCAAGGCCCTGGTGATGGAGATGCCACACACGCTGGCGGCGTTGAACAAGGGCCTGTTGAACGAGTGGCGGGCCACACTGCTGGTGAAGGAAACAGCCTGCCTCAGTGTTGAGGACCGGGCCGCGGTGGATGAGGAACTCGCTCCCGATGCCGGGACTTTCGAGGGTTTCGGTGACCGGGCCCTGGTCGCTGCCGTGAAGGCCGCCGCGTACCGGCGCGATCCTCGGTCGGTGGCGCAGCGGGCCAGCCACGCCGCGAGCGAACGGATGGTGAGTCTGCGCCCGGCACCGGACACCATGACGTACCTGACCGCGCTGCTCCCGGTCGCCCAAGGGGTGGCGGTGTATGCGGCGTTGACCCGGTCCGCTGATGCTGCCCGTTCCAGTGGGGATCCCCGGGGCCGTGGGCAGGTCATGGCCGACACCCTGGTCGAACGTGTCACCGGCACCCGGGCTGGGTTTACGGGCATCAACCTGGACCTCGTCATGACCGACCGCACCCTCTTTCAGGGAGACAGCGAACCGGCCAGGCTGCAGGGCTACGGCATCGTCCCCGCGGAATGGGCCAGAACCCTGATCGGCGCTGAAGAGACACACGGCCGGGGCGGGACGAAAGCCGCGACAGGGCAGGGTCAGGACTTCGCGGTCTGGGTCCGGCGGCTCTACACCGCGCCCGGCAGCGGGGAACTGCTGGCCATGGACTCCAAAGCCCGGCTCTTCCCACACCGACACCGGCGATTCATCCAAACCCGGGACCATACCTGCCGCACCCCGTACTGCGACGCGCCCATCCGGCACATCGACCACATCGTGCCCTGGCACTCCGGCGGAACCACCACCCTGGACAACGCCGCAGGGCTCTGCGAAGCGTGCAACCACACCAAGGAAAACCCCGGCTGGAACGCCACACCCCTGCCCGCAGACACCCACACCCTGCACATCAGCACACCCACCGGACACACCTACCACTCCAAAGCCCCACCACTCCCCGGACACCGACCCTCCAGAACATGA